One Lytechinus variegatus isolate NC3 chromosome 14, Lvar_3.0, whole genome shotgun sequence genomic region harbors:
- the LOC121427363 gene encoding MORN repeat-containing protein 1-like: protein MASVSTKGQRYIGETRNQMRHGYGVYKYCNKFFKYEGEWKEGKKHGHGKLLMSDGSYYEGEFINGEIEGHGFRKWATSRNTYSGQFYNGELHGHGVMNYGLGGSYEGEWQHNRRQGHGVLKLSDGTHYEGSFHNNIRHGEGSQTYVNKDQYVGDWIMDRRQGSGELRCNDGTIYDGQWRNDMFNGQGTMIHCSGWSMKECGLTINPHKKQPRS from the exons ATGGCGTCCGTGTCGACCAAAGGCCAGCGGTACATCGGCGAAACCAGAAATCAAATGCGACACG GGTATGGAGTCTATAAATATTGCAACAAGTTTTTCAAGTATGAGGGAGAATGGAAAGAAGGCAAGAAACATG GGCATGGGAAACTTCTAATGAGTGACGGTAGCTATTATGAAGGAGAGTTCATCAATGGGGAAATCGAAGGTCACGGCTTCAGGAAATGGGCAACCTCACGGAACACCTATTCTGGCCAGTTCTACAATGGAGAGCTCCATGGCCACGGGGTCATGAACTATGGTCTCGGTGGGTCTTATGAAGGGGAGTGGCAACACAACAGGAGACAAG GTCATGGTGTATTAAAGCTTTCAGATGGAACTCACTATGAAGGGTCTTTTCATAACAACATCAGGCATGGTGAAGGGTCGCAAACATATGT AAATAAAGATCAATACGTTGGTGATTGGATAATGGACAGAAGACAGGGAAGTGGGGAATTACGATGCAATGATGGAACAATATACGAT GGTCAATGGAGGAATGATATGTTTAATGGCCAAGGGACCATGATTCACTGTTCAGGATGGTCTATGAAGGAATGTGGATTAACGATAAACCCGCAC